In the genome of Acetobacter oryzifermentans, one region contains:
- a CDS encoding KH domain-containing protein, with translation MTPDFECGMIVGGGGVFLATIALAVGWRLLVVRADFWGRK, from the coding sequence ATGACGCCAGATTTTGAATGCGGGATGATTGTTGGTGGCGGGGGAGTTTTCCTCGCCACTATCGCGCTGGCTGTGGGCTGGCGGTTGCTGGTGGTGCGGGCTGACTTTTGGGGGAGAAAGTGA
- a CDS encoding glycoside hydrolase family protein, which translates to MSGTNSTATTQSGTPISSLPEAQAVAAADSILGVFSGKAQLATPANIVKAGLPSDVVKTADLDDALSGSALNQYVTQAATHAAASETSANQSQTASAAASTSAAQAAQTGVQVATIASSVNDTATSAQNAVAGVTADANAAKVLLTAALSGSAPLEYRGYWDAATNSPALASGTGAEGDLYIVSVAGTTNLDGNAAWSVGDGAWFTGGKWVYFARAGWAAVAQEIVAINALGVGDHRLSAGGTGFSISDDTGNVAFEIDFSGNMLALNLTLPDGSILQVAEDQNAPLRLVGSDGTYLDIGLPDTDPVIVETAPDLWLDAASGLTCAASGTVQSWSGKTASPWGAAFAAGNPVKIANAIGDLPAIHFDGASALSHALPFTPGTVIAVYRNTTTAGSAQPAIVACDSATAGTPAWALRGFIPMGVSGGFSRAQGYQIGTSVSGTEFAARVSGALGHWQVLGATYSNDTVTTASGKTHSIPCVKSPAATVLAPGGKSGTIGATYNASGALTDYFTGDLCELLIWQRALSQREYNAVVDALQSKYELQPVFGRFLYGAFQTTEAGLESGGVEGLVMLSSDNGIEWQHVPTELIFDGAHTMRDPTITYHNGRFLLACTAGSFGNGYQDRFSVYSSTDGRHWSFVTDVICTVGGVTSHQTWAPEWFHNPVDGVLRLVVHLDIGSAASQIYETHPTDDTLLNWSTPALISLTGYSNVIDSFPLYYKDRWVLFFKDESARQIQIATASAPTGPYTVLTTGDWAGWGSGVEGPSVMPLGEDAAGNTMFRIYIDAQGAGISYSDAVGAWPDVLTGKWSTPKLLTVPSNPQHGTCIRNPIPHFGV; encoded by the coding sequence ATGTCAGGAACTAATTCAACGGCGACCACGCAAAGTGGTACGCCGATTTCGTCGTTGCCTGAAGCGCAAGCCGTTGCCGCGGCAGACAGTATTTTAGGCGTATTTAGCGGCAAAGCGCAGCTTGCGACACCTGCCAATATTGTTAAGGCCGGACTACCATCAGACGTTGTAAAAACGGCTGATTTGGATGATGCGCTGTCTGGCTCTGCGCTAAACCAGTACGTCACGCAGGCCGCCACGCATGCGGCAGCCTCAGAAACATCAGCCAATCAGTCCCAGACAGCATCAGCAGCAGCTTCGACAAGCGCGGCACAGGCGGCACAAACAGGCGTGCAGGTTGCAACTATTGCATCCAGTGTTAACGATACAGCCACCAGCGCTCAAAACGCAGTTGCAGGCGTAACGGCAGATGCTAACGCGGCCAAAGTGCTGCTGACAGCCGCTCTGTCCGGATCTGCGCCGCTGGAATACCGCGGCTATTGGGATGCTGCGACAAACTCCCCCGCGTTAGCCAGCGGCACCGGTGCTGAGGGCGATCTCTATATCGTTTCAGTCGCCGGGACTACAAACCTAGATGGCAATGCCGCGTGGTCAGTGGGCGATGGCGCGTGGTTCACGGGCGGCAAATGGGTATATTTTGCCCGCGCCGGATGGGCTGCTGTAGCGCAAGAAATTGTGGCCATCAATGCGCTGGGGGTGGGCGATCACAGGCTATCTGCGGGCGGCACGGGGTTTTCCATCTCTGACGACACCGGCAATGTTGCATTTGAGATTGATTTTTCGGGCAATATGCTGGCTCTCAATCTCACGTTACCTGATGGCTCTATTCTGCAAGTCGCAGAAGACCAGAATGCACCGCTACGTCTGGTCGGCTCTGATGGCACCTATCTCGATATCGGCCTGCCAGACACAGACCCGGTTATTGTAGAGACCGCTCCTGATCTGTGGCTAGACGCAGCAAGTGGGCTAACGTGCGCTGCGTCTGGTACTGTGCAGTCGTGGAGCGGTAAAACGGCATCGCCGTGGGGCGCGGCATTTGCAGCAGGCAATCCCGTTAAAATTGCAAACGCAATCGGTGATCTGCCAGCGATCCATTTTGACGGTGCATCGGCTCTCTCTCACGCGCTGCCGTTTACTCCGGGCACCGTAATCGCAGTGTACCGCAACACAACTACCGCAGGCTCAGCGCAACCTGCAATTGTTGCGTGCGACAGCGCCACTGCTGGCACACCGGCATGGGCATTGCGTGGTTTTATCCCCATGGGCGTTAGCGGTGGATTTTCTCGCGCACAAGGCTATCAGATCGGCACCAGCGTATCTGGTACAGAGTTTGCAGCCCGCGTATCCGGTGCTCTCGGGCATTGGCAGGTGCTTGGTGCAACGTATTCTAACGATACAGTCACCACGGCATCCGGAAAAACACACAGCATCCCGTGTGTAAAATCCCCAGCCGCTACAGTGTTGGCCCCCGGTGGAAAATCTGGGACGATTGGCGCCACGTATAATGCGTCTGGCGCTCTAACAGATTATTTTACCGGCGACCTGTGCGAGTTGCTGATCTGGCAACGCGCGTTGAGCCAGCGCGAATACAATGCTGTTGTTGATGCATTGCAGAGCAAATACGAGTTACAGCCTGTATTTGGCCGTTTTCTCTATGGCGCGTTTCAAACAACGGAAGCGGGTCTAGAGTCTGGCGGTGTCGAAGGTCTTGTCATGCTCTCATCCGACAACGGCATTGAGTGGCAGCATGTCCCAACAGAGTTGATTTTTGACGGCGCACACACAATGCGTGATCCGACAATTACGTATCACAACGGGCGTTTTTTGCTGGCCTGTACGGCAGGCTCATTTGGCAACGGGTATCAGGATCGGTTTTCCGTTTATTCGTCAACAGACGGGCGGCACTGGTCGTTTGTGACTGACGTTATTTGCACGGTAGGCGGCGTTACGTCTCATCAGACGTGGGCTCCGGAGTGGTTTCATAATCCAGTAGATGGCGTTTTGCGGCTTGTTGTGCATCTCGATATTGGCTCTGCGGCAAGCCAGATTTACGAAACGCACCCAACCGACGACACGTTACTTAACTGGTCAACACCGGCGCTTATTTCGCTGACCGGGTATTCGAACGTCATTGATAGTTTCCCGCTTTATTACAAAGACCGCTGGGTTCTGTTTTTCAAGGACGAGAGCGCCCGCCAGATCCAGATTGCCACAGCATCTGCACCCACAGGCCCATACACAGTCCTGACAACAGGCGATTGGGCTGGATGGGGCAGTGGTGTCGAGGGGCCTAGCGTGATGCCTTTGGGCGAAGATGCTGCCGGGAACACAATGTTTAGGATTTACATCGACGCTCAGGGCGCGGGTATTTCTTACAGCGATGCTGTTGGCGCATGGCCCGATGTGCTGACCGGAAAATGGTCAACACCAAAACTATTAACGGTGCCGTCTAATCCGCAGCACGGCACATGTATCCGTAACCCAATTCCGCATTTCGGAGTATAA
- a CDS encoding Gp49 family protein has product MNATEEKIEQEIQAKGLNAPRITPNHINNTIKDIEFLRPKCGVLTICVLTLTNGFTVTGESACASPENFDEEIGRNIALENARQKIWAFEGYLLKQRLYEGKH; this is encoded by the coding sequence ATGAACGCAACAGAAGAAAAAATTGAGCAGGAAATCCAAGCGAAGGGGCTAAACGCACCGCGCATTACTCCAAATCACATCAACAACACAATTAAAGATATTGAGTTCCTGCGCCCTAAATGTGGTGTTTTGACAATTTGTGTTCTGACATTGACGAACGGGTTTACCGTAACCGGAGAAAGCGCCTGCGCATCTCCTGAAAATTTCGATGAAGAAATTGGACGCAATATCGCGCTGGAAAATGCACGCCAGAAGATCTGGGCCTTTGAAGGCTACCTGCTGAAACAGCGACTATACGAAGGGAAACACTAA